The following coding sequences lie in one Cinclus cinclus chromosome 15, bCinCin1.1, whole genome shotgun sequence genomic window:
- the SRPX2 gene encoding LOW QUALITY PROTEIN: sushi repeat-containing protein SRPX2 (The sequence of the model RefSeq protein was modified relative to this genomic sequence to represent the inferred CDS: inserted 1 base in 1 codon; deleted 1 base in 1 codon): MKARCGPEGGSQGRRRAVLTPPAGPXLRPSASGSCILPWSTGKGLHPRQPRPCSVPVVPCLGSGYYLESHTNEVYIEEPPPEPALDYRRVPQWCATLNIHRGEATCYSPRGSSYRSSLGTRCELSCNRGYRLVGPSAVQCLPNRHWSGMAYCRQIRCHVLPAVLRGSYVCSAGVQMDSRCDYTCLPGYQLEGDRSRICMEDGHWSGNEPVCVDVEPPKIRCPESRERIAEPGKLTATVYWDPPRVRDSADGVIKRVILRGPEPGSEFPEGEHVIRYTVHDQAYNRASCKFRIHVQVRRCPVLKPPQNGYISCTSDGNNYGATCEYLCDGGYERQGTSLRVCQSTQQWTGSQPLCAPMQINTDVNSAASLLDQFHEKRRLFVVSAPDPSNRYYKMQISMLQQAACGLDLRHVTTVELVGQPPHEVGRIQEHRLSLGIIEELRRFLHLTRSHFNAVLLDKAGTDRERYISPVSPDELFVFIDTFLLSEREAARRAQTGDPCE, translated from the exons CGCAGGGCTGTCCTGACGCCACCCGCGGGGC CGCTCCGGCCGAGCGCCTCCGGCAGCTGCATCCTTCCCTGGAGCACGGGCAAGGGGCTGCACCCCCGGCAG CCCCGGCCGTGCAGCGTGCCCGTCGTGCCTTGCCTTG gCTCTGGCTACTACCTGGAGAGTCACACCAACGAAGTGTACATAGAAGAACCCCCCCCGGAGCCTGCCCTGGATTACCGTCGAG TGCCCCAGTGGTGCGCCACGCTCAACATCCACCGCGGAGAGGCCACTTGCTACTCACCCCGGGGCAGCTCCTACCGCAGCAGCCTGGGCACACGCTGCGAGCTGAGCTGCAACCGCGGCTACCGCCTggtgggtcccagtgctgtccagTGCCTGCCCAACCGCCACTGGTCCGGGATGGCATACTGCCGAC AAATCCGGTGCCACGTACTGCCGGCGGTGCTGCGAGGCTCCTACGTGTGCTCAGCAGGCGTGCAGATGGATTCCCGCTGTGACTACACCTGCCTGCCTGGCTACCAGCTGGAGGGTGACCGGAGCCGCATCTGCATGGAGGATGGGCACTGGAGCGGCAACGAGCCAGTCTGTGTAG ATGTGGAGCCTCCCAAGATCCGCTGCCCAGAGTCCCGGGAGCGCATAGCAGAGCCAGGCAAGCTGACTGCCACTGTCTACTGGGATCCTCCCCGTGTGAGGGACTCTGCTGATGGTGTCATCAAGAG GGTGATACTGCGGGGCCCGGAGCCCGGCTCAGAATTCCCTGAAGGAGAGCATGTGATCCGCTACACTGTCCATGACCAGGCTTACAACCGAGCCAGCTGCAAGTTCCGCATCCACGTCCAAG TGAGGCGCTGCCCTGTGCTGAAGCCTCCGCAGAATGGGTACATCTCCTGCACCTCCGATGGCAACAACTACGGTGCCACCTGCGAGTACCTGTGTGATGGGGGCTACGAGCGTCAGGGCACCTCCCTGCGGGTCTGCCAGTCCACCCAGCAGTGGACAGGCTCCCAGCCCCTTTGTGCAC CCATGCAGATCAACACAGATGTGAACTCGGCCGCGAGCCTGCTGGATCAGTTCCACGAGAAGCGGCGCCTCTTTGTCGTCTCGGCCCCCGACCCCTCTAACCGCTACTACAAGATGCAAATCTCCATGCTGCAG CAAGCTGCCTGTGGGCTGGACCTGCGCCACGTCACCACTGTAGAGCTGGTGGGGCAGCCCCCACATGAGGTGGGGCGCATCCAGGAGCACCGGCTGTCCCTTGGCATCATCGAGGAGCTCAG GCGCTTCCTGCACCTCACACGCTCCCACTTCAACGcggtgctgctggacaaggcgGGCACCGACCGCGAGCGCTACATCTCCCCGGTCAGCCCCGACGAGCTCTTCGTCTTCATCGACACCTTCCTGCTGAGCGAGCGTGAGGCAGCGAGGCGGGCACAGACCGGGGACCCCTGCGAGTGA
- the SYTL4 gene encoding synaptotagmin-like protein 4, producing the protein MSEAVDLSFLSDVERDLILQVLQRDEELRKAEERRIRRLKNELLEIRRKGAKRGSQRYSERTCARCQQSLGRVSPKANTCRGCNHLVCRDCRSYSPSGSWRCKVCTKEAELKKTTGDWFYDQRVNRFANHLGSDMVRLSLRHRPTANKRETVGQTLLQKAQLSEPKSCSAVRQPSPPAPREGSSLFPDASDPQDGKSDTESMENMSLDSYRPSPADVGDRRNSLKRAIPGKQVVVPARPASSSLTLPLHSKSVFSDGRDATVGTRSSTLVDEQETIFKKNPRRVVRPADYTKSVIDLRPEDLVGEGGSLGDRSKSVPGLNTELEEEEEDIDNLVEIHRQRVARGSMRSGTSSSTLGSMVSIYSEAGDFGSVAVTGGISFSLSYEQRTQTLFIHVKECRQLAYGDEGRKRSNPYVKTYLLPDKSRQGKRKTTIKRNTINPLYNELLKYEISKSLLLARTLQFSVWHHDRFGRNTFLGEVEVPLDAWNFESHLEEFLPLHGKVGTDAAGLHQYKGELVVSMKYIPSAKHPGAGNSRKGKTGEGGELQVWIKEAKNLTAAKSGGTSDSFVKGYLLPHKNKASKRKTPVVKKTLNPHYNHTFVYNGISPEELQHLCLELTVWDREPLSSNDFLGGVRLGVGNGMSNGQAVDWMDSTGEELNLWQKMCQYPGSWAEGTLQLRSTMAKLRP; encoded by the exons ATGTCGGAGGCTGTGGATCTGTCCTTCCTGTCGGACGTGGAGAGAGATTTGATCCTGCAGGTCCTGCAGCGCGACGAGGAGCTCCGCaaagcagaggagaggaggatCAG GCGCCTGAAGAATGAGCTGCTGGAGATCCGGCGCAAGGGGGCCAAGAGGGGCAGCCAGCGCTACAGCGAGCGGACCTGTGCCCgctgccagcagagcctgggccgCGTCAGCCCCAAGGCCAACACTTGCCGGGGCTGCAACCACTTGGTGTGCCGGGACTGCCGTTCCTACAGCCCCAGCGGCTCCTGGCGCTGCAAAGTCTGCACCAAGGAGGC cGAGCTGAAGAAGACAACGGGCGACTGGTTCTATGACCAGAGGGTGAACCGCTTCGCCAACCACCTGGGCAGCGACATGGTGCGGCTGTCCCTGCGGCACAGGCCAACAG CCAACAAAAGAGAGACTGTGGGACAAACTCTTCTCCAGAAAGCCCAGCTCAGCGAGCCtaaaagctgctctgcagtcCGGCAGCCGAGCCCCCCTGCACCCCGGGAGGGGTCCAG TTTGTTTCCAGATGCCTCAGACCCTCAGGATGGCAAAAGCGACACAGAGTCCATGGAAAACATGAGCCTGGACAGCTACAGACCTAGTCCTGCTGATGTGGGGGACAG GAGGAACTCTCTGAAGAGAGCCATTCCTGGAAAACAGGTTGTTGTGCCAGCCAGACCTGCTTCCTCCAGCCTGACCCTCCCTCTCCACTCCAAAAGCGTGTTCTCTGATGGCCGG GATGCCACTGTGGGGACCCGCAGCAGCACTTTGGTGGATGAGCAGGAAACAATATTCAAGAAGAACCCCCGGCGGGTGGTGAGGCCTGCGG ACTACACCAAGTCCGTGATTGACCTGCGCCCTGAGGACCTTGTGGGGGAAGGTGGCTCTTTGGGGGACAGGAGCAAGTCAGTCCCTGGCCTCAACACAGAGCTG gaggaggaggaggaggacatcGATAACCTGGTGGAGATCCACCGGCAGCGGGTGGCACGGGGCAGCATGCGCAGTGGCACCTCCTCG AGCACACTGGGAAGCATGGTCAGCATTTACAGTGAGGCCGGTGACTTCGGCAGCGTGGCTGTCACTGGGGGCATCTCCTTCTCCCTGAGCTACGAGCAGAGGACGCAGACCTTGTTCATTCACGTGAAGGAGTGTCGCCAGCTGGCCTATGGGGACGAGGGCAGGAAGCGCTCCAATCC GTATGTGAAGACCTACCTGCTGCCCGACAAATCCCGGCAAGGGAAGCGCAAGACGACCATCAAACGTAATACCATCAACCCCCTGTACAACGAGCTGCTGAAG TATGAGATTAGCAAGTCCCTGCTGCTCGCAAGGACGCTGCAGTTCTCGGTGTGGCACCATGATCGCTTTGGCCGCAACACGTTCCTGGGAGAGGTGGAGGTCCCACTGGATGCCTGGAACTTTGAGAGCCACCTGGAAGAGTTCCTACCCCTGCATGGCAAGGT GGGGACAGATGCTGCTGGTCTCCACCAGTACAAGGGGGAGCTGGTTGTCTCCATGAAGTACATCCCGTCTGCCAAGCATCCTGGGGCCGGGAATAGCAGGAAAG GCAAAACAGGGGAAGGTGGTGAGCTCCAGGTTTGGATCAAAGAAGCCAAGAACCTCACAGCAGCCAAGTCTGGGGGGACCTCAGACAGCTTTGTTAAGGG CTACCTCCTGCCACACAAAAACAAAGCCTCCAAGAGGAAGACGCCTGTGGTGAAGAAGACCCTGAACCCTCATTACAACCACACCTTTGTCTACAATGGCATCAGCCCcgaggagctgcagcacctctgcctgGAGCTGACAGTGTGGGACCGGGAGCCACTGTCCAGCAATGACTTCCTCGGGGGTGTCCGGCTGGGGGTGGGCAATG GCATGAGCAACGGGCAGGCTGTGGACTGGATGGACTCCACAGGTGAGGAGCTGAACCTGTGGCAGAAGATGTGCCAGTACCCGGGCTCCTGGGCAGAGGGGACACTCCAGCTCCGCTCCACCATGGCTAAGCTGAGGCCCTAG
- the TRMT12 gene encoding tRNA wybutosine-synthesizing protein 2 homolog isoform X1, with protein sequence MEATDDPMPVPICVPALATERRFAQHLREYLEQERLSDGRYQLQRVPGGRVALPVLEEKLSQLCLPPEMPCELVRIQCPVLSRAARRCTPAQRLRDELRLLLGASWSEELERDVPHAWQRHGDLVLLSQDSFKAAAWESLGKGQQGLPCRPRCCPHCPDLPGCYVAGSVLWETVASALGARRVARRGRVMPDGMRTPSVTLLLGQHGWVEHVDNGIRYTFDVTKCMFSPGNITEKLRVASLPCSGEVVVDLYAGIGYFTLPFLVHAGAAFVHACEWNSHAVEALHRTLLLNGVRDRCRIHTGDSRQLQLQDMADRVNLGLIPSSEQGWPVACRVLKKDTGGVLHIHHNVETPPVPAPPQNVVLLAEQGSAEAASPGGEARHPAEDGGEETLGARFRPEWQRWAEATATRIWGLLAELHGRPWSTSILHLEAVKSYAPHVHHLVLDLECRPVLPL encoded by the exons ATGGAAGCCACAGACGATCCCATGCCTGTCCCCATCTGTGTCCCTGCGCTGGCCACAGAGCGGAGGTTCGCCCAGCACCTCAG GGAATATCTGGAGCAGGAGCGGCTCTCGGACGGGCGTTACCAGCTGCAGCGGGTGCCAGGGGGCCGCGtggccctgcctgtgctggaggagaagctctcccagctctgcctgcccccGGAGATGCCCTGTGAGCTGGTCCGGATCCAG tgcccTGTTCTCTCCAGGGCCGCCCGCCGCTGCACGCCTGCCCAGAGGCTGCGGGATGAGCTGCGGCTGCTGTTGGGTGCGAGCTGGTCGGAGGAGCTGGAGCGGGATGTGCCCCACGCCTGGCAGCGGCACGGGGACCTGGTCCTCCTGAGCCAGGACAGCTTCAAGGCTGCGGCATGGGAGAGCCTGGGTAAGGGTCAGCAGGGCCTGCCCTGTCGGCCCCGGTGCTGCCCACATTGCCCAGATCTCCCGGGATGTTATGTTGCAGGCTCGGTGCTCTGGGAGACGGTGGCCTCTGCTCTGGGGGCCCGGCGGGTGGCCAGGCGAGGACGGGTGATGCCGGATGGGATGCGGACCCCCAGTGTGAccctgctgctgggccagcACGGCTGGGTGGAGCACGTGGACAACGGGATcag GTACACCTTCGATGTGACCAAGTGCATGTTCTCCCCGGGCAACATCACGGAGAAGTTGCGTGTggcctccctgccctgctctggggaggtCGTGGTGGATCTCTATGCAG GCATCGGCTATTTCACACTGCCGTTCCTGGTGCATGCGGGagctgcctttgtccatgcCTGCGAGTGGAACAGCCACGCCGTGgaggccctgcacaggaccctGCTGCTGAACGGGGTGCGGGATCGCTGccgcatccacactggggacagcCGGCAG ctgcagctgcaggatatGGCAGACAGGGTGAACCTGGGGCTGATTCCCAGCTCGGAGCAAGGCTGGCCGGTGGCCTGCCGTGTCCTGAAGAAGGACACAGGTGGGGTTCTCCACATCCACCACAATGTGGAGACTccccctgtgccagccccaccGCAGAACgtggtgctgctggctgagcagggctctgcagaggcagccagccctgggggaGAGGCACGGCACCCAGCAGAGGACGGTGGGGAGGAGACACTGGGGGCCAGGTTCAGACCCGAGTGGCAGCGGTGGGCTGAAGCCACGGCCACACGGatctgggggctgctggcagagctgcacgGGCGACCGTGGAGCACCAGTATCCTGCACCTCGAGGCAGTCAAATCCTATGCACCACACGTGCATCACCTCGTGCTGGACCTCGAGTGCCGGCCAGTGCTGCCCCTTTAG
- the TRMT12 gene encoding tRNA wybutosine-synthesizing protein 2 homolog isoform X2, which produces MEATDDPMPVPICVPALATERRFAQHLREYLEQERLSDGRYQLQRVPGGRVALPVLEEKLSQLCLPPEMPCELVRIQCPVLSRAARRCTPAQRLRDELRLLLGASWSEELERDVPHAWQRHGDLVLLSQDSFKAAAWESLGSVLWETVASALGARRVARRGRVMPDGMRTPSVTLLLGQHGWVEHVDNGIRYTFDVTKCMFSPGNITEKLRVASLPCSGEVVVDLYAGIGYFTLPFLVHAGAAFVHACEWNSHAVEALHRTLLLNGVRDRCRIHTGDSRQLQLQDMADRVNLGLIPSSEQGWPVACRVLKKDTGGVLHIHHNVETPPVPAPPQNVVLLAEQGSAEAASPGGEARHPAEDGGEETLGARFRPEWQRWAEATATRIWGLLAELHGRPWSTSILHLEAVKSYAPHVHHLVLDLECRPVLPL; this is translated from the exons ATGGAAGCCACAGACGATCCCATGCCTGTCCCCATCTGTGTCCCTGCGCTGGCCACAGAGCGGAGGTTCGCCCAGCACCTCAG GGAATATCTGGAGCAGGAGCGGCTCTCGGACGGGCGTTACCAGCTGCAGCGGGTGCCAGGGGGCCGCGtggccctgcctgtgctggaggagaagctctcccagctctgcctgcccccGGAGATGCCCTGTGAGCTGGTCCGGATCCAG tgcccTGTTCTCTCCAGGGCCGCCCGCCGCTGCACGCCTGCCCAGAGGCTGCGGGATGAGCTGCGGCTGCTGTTGGGTGCGAGCTGGTCGGAGGAGCTGGAGCGGGATGTGCCCCACGCCTGGCAGCGGCACGGGGACCTGGTCCTCCTGAGCCAGGACAGCTTCAAGGCTGCGGCATGGGAGAGCCTGG GCTCGGTGCTCTGGGAGACGGTGGCCTCTGCTCTGGGGGCCCGGCGGGTGGCCAGGCGAGGACGGGTGATGCCGGATGGGATGCGGACCCCCAGTGTGAccctgctgctgggccagcACGGCTGGGTGGAGCACGTGGACAACGGGATcag GTACACCTTCGATGTGACCAAGTGCATGTTCTCCCCGGGCAACATCACGGAGAAGTTGCGTGTggcctccctgccctgctctggggaggtCGTGGTGGATCTCTATGCAG GCATCGGCTATTTCACACTGCCGTTCCTGGTGCATGCGGGagctgcctttgtccatgcCTGCGAGTGGAACAGCCACGCCGTGgaggccctgcacaggaccctGCTGCTGAACGGGGTGCGGGATCGCTGccgcatccacactggggacagcCGGCAG ctgcagctgcaggatatGGCAGACAGGGTGAACCTGGGGCTGATTCCCAGCTCGGAGCAAGGCTGGCCGGTGGCCTGCCGTGTCCTGAAGAAGGACACAGGTGGGGTTCTCCACATCCACCACAATGTGGAGACTccccctgtgccagccccaccGCAGAACgtggtgctgctggctgagcagggctctgcagaggcagccagccctgggggaGAGGCACGGCACCCAGCAGAGGACGGTGGGGAGGAGACACTGGGGGCCAGGTTCAGACCCGAGTGGCAGCGGTGGGCTGAAGCCACGGCCACACGGatctgggggctgctggcagagctgcacgGGCGACCGTGGAGCACCAGTATCCTGCACCTCGAGGCAGTCAAATCCTATGCACCACACGTGCATCACCTCGTGCTGGACCTCGAGTGCCGGCCAGTGCTGCCCCTTTAG